The Marinomonas sp. CT5 genome contains the following window.
CTAAGCTGGGAGACTCAGCAGAAGACGTTTGAGAAACCTCGATGTCTATCAGAGAAGGTTTTTTTGTCATGTTCACTGGCTTACATCCATGAAAGTGAGAGATTTAAGCTATTAAGTCGCCAGTTTCACTGGTAATCAAGGTCGTTAGCAGACAGTATCGAATATTTTACGATAATCATGCATTTTCGACGAGATTCTTACGAATTTATCGACAGATCTAGGTAAATACTTGCCGATCTGCTAGAGTCGCCGCCTACTATTATTTATTCCCTAACACTAGGAAGTCATTTTGAACAACAACGATATTTTACGCCGTCTTCGCTATACCTTTGACCTAAAAGAGCTGGAGATAGTGAATATCTTTGCCGCTGCTGATGGCATTGCCACTCAGCAGCAAGTAACCAGCTGGCTGAAGAAAGAAGACGATGCGGGCTATGTTGAAATGATTGATGTGGAAATGGCAACGTTTTTGAACGGCTTTATTAATACCAAGCGTGGTAAACGTGAAGGCCCGCAACCTGTGCCTGAAAAGCGACTCACCAATAATGCTATTTTTATGAAGTTACGCATTGCTTTGAACCTGCAAGCCGAAGAGATTCTCGACATCATGTCACTTGCTGAATTTAATCTTAGCAAGCATGAGCTCAGTTCTTTCTTTCGCAAACCTGGTAACCGTCACTATTGCGAATGTAAAGACCAAATCTTGCGTAACTTCTTGATGGGATTGCAAAAGCAATTCCGAGCGTAATTTCTAAGTTATTTCAAACCTTTCTTATTCCATAAAAAAGTTGCTGCTGGCTGGTGGCGGCTTTTTATGATCTTTTCACCCAGTGTACAAAGATTGCACTATATGGCTATTTCGTTGCTCTGCGCTTTGCGATATTGAAACCTCATAATAAATATAAATGATAAAAACAGGGTGATATCAATATGCTTATCAAAAATAAAGTCGCGCAGGCTGTTATTATTGCAGGGTTGTCTTCACAGGGGTTTGCTGTGGAGTTGGGTGATTTTAACGGTACTCAATTTAGCGTAGGTGGCTATCTAAAAGCCGAGGGCGTGTTTAATAGTCCAGATAAAGGTAAGAATACTTTTGAAGGAAGCGCTCGTCAGTCTCGTATCAATTTTGCGGCCAGCCGCACAGAAAATGGCCATAAAATAAGAGGTTTTATTGAAGGGGATTTTTGGGACAACAATACAAGCGCTGACAGCACTTATGCTTATCGGTTACGTCATGCCACAATCTCTGTGGATAATTTAACGGTCGGTCAAACGTGGAATGGGCAGTTTTTTGCGAACGCACCATTTGATACGGAAATGCTTAATTTCTGGGGGCTTGGTATAGGTTCCATCGCTGGTAATGGTGCTGTTATCAGGCCTGATCTTGTTGTGCACTATGCGACTAAAGGTTTCCGTCTTACTTTCCAAGACCCTGTTTATAGTGATGCAAGCTATCCAGACATGGTGGCTGCTTTTACTCATCGTACTGCAAGTGGACATGCTTTTAATGTTGCCGTTACGGGTCGTGATGTAGATATGACGCCTTCAATCACAACAGATAGTGAGTCAAAATTTGGTGCGGCATTATCTTTAGCCACAAAACTTAAGTTTGGTGATACGAGTTTGTCGCTTAATGGTTTTTCAGGTAAGGGGGCAGCAGTTTACGCTGGTTGGGGCTACTTAGGAGCTACTGGAGCCTCAGGTGTCGCAGAAGTTGATAGCAAGGGTGACTTGGTTACTGTCACTGGCTTCTCTACTGGTGTTAGCCATAAGTTTAACGATAAAGTGCGTGTGAATGTACGTTATGGTCAAGTTACCTCTAATGAAGTTTCGTCAACGCTCTCTGAAGACACACTGAAACTCTCTCTTGCTAACGTTATTTATACGTATCTACCAGGATTGGAATTTGGTGTGGAATTACGTGATCAGAATGTGGCTAACCGTCCGCCTTCCGCTGTAGGTGTCTCTTCTCGTCCCGCTGGTAAGCAAGTTGAAGTCATGGCTATGTATAAATTTTAGTTAAGAAAAGAGCAATGCCAAGAACAAGCAGGGCTTTACCCTTTTGCCTTGTTTGTTCTTTTTAACCTTTGTTAATTTGAAAATTCCCGCAATGTTTGTGACGGTAGCTCCCCTATCTGTTCTCGGTATTGAGCCGAAAATCTTCCCAAATTCGTAAAACCATACTTAAGTGCGACTTGTGTCACATTCTTAATGTGTTCATTACTTTTCAGCTCAGCATAGGCGCTTTCAAGTTTGAGGGAACGCACGTAAGCAGAAGGAGTGAGACCTGTCTCTCGTTCAAAAAGATTATAAAGAGACTTACGGCTGATTTCGCAAAGAGACGCTAACTCATCGATCGTTATGTCTGTGGTGATGTTATCTAATACATAATTACGTATACGCCCTATATGGCGGTGTAATGATTCGTTAGAAGTACTATTTTGGTAAATATGGCTATTAAACATGTGAAGAATCGCACTGCTTAATAGTCTGCAATAATAAATCAGTGCTCGTTCATAAAGCTCTGTCTTATCCTGTTGAAGCATGTCATTGAGCAGATTAAATAAAGGTCCGAATGTTGGAAATTGATTAACTTTGGTATCAAATTGAATCGGATTCAATGTGGATACATAGCCAAACTCTCGCGCCGTTTGATGAAAGAAATCCGCAGGAATTTTTACAATAAGCTTTTTACAGTCAGCAGAATCATTGGATATAAAATGCGCCTTGGGCATAATGACAATAGAATCATTGCTTTTAAGTGTATGCTTACTATCATGATTCTGCACTGTACTGCGACCAGCTAAGATTACATGTAGAAAATAAGCATCGGGTAATTTAGACGAGCTAATATGTGTTGGAACTCCCGCCGCATATTCTATAATCGAGAGTGGTCCAAATTCTTTATACCGCAAAGCAGCTGTTTTTTTATGATGCGCACTCTGTACTAAATGATGCTTGCCAAACCCCTTGTTCAACAAAAGACCAGCAAGAGTTTGTGCTGAAGCGTCCTCGATCTGCAGATCGAAGATAGAAAAGTCAAACTTCATATTTACACACCAATGCATTAATTATTTTTATAAGTCAGCAATCTAGCTAGAACTTTGAGTCTGTTTTACTGCGTCTATTGAGTGTAATGCTTGACGCTTTCACTTAGTCATCCATTTTTTAGGTATATGCATCAATTATTGATATAGAAAACAATATGTATATAAACGATATTGTTTGCTTTGGTAGAATCAGAAAGACATTTTTAATAGAGGAGAGGTAACTAATATGATTGCAAGAGAATGGAAAGCTCGTTGTCCCATATTGAAAAAAGAAGGCTTTATTGCCTATTTATATGAGACGGGTGTTAAAGATACTTCGGCTACTGAAGGTTTTAAAGGAGCACAAATTTTTGGCCGAGAAGTGGATGAGCTCACTTTTGAGGTAACGTTAATTACGTATTGGCCAACTCGTGAGTCTATTATTGCTTTTGCGGGTCAAGATATTGAAGTTGCCAAATTGTATCCTGAAGACGCTGAATATGAGTTAGATCCAGATACTTTTGTCCGTCATTATGAGGTGATAGAGAACCATTGGGTTTGAACTGGAAGAGATCAATCATTCCTTATCGATGAAGACTAATAGAGCCTGACCGAGAATTCGACTTGGTCACTTGAGCCAGCTTGGTCGATTAATGTGAGTTGGTAGTGTCCAGATTTTAAATTTTTTAACGTAATTTTCTTTTGCTGATCCGATAATAAAACGCTGTTTAAAAACCAATAAAAAGGCGCTTCGCCTCCTTCCGCAGAGATGGTGATGTCTCGGTTTTGTTGCTTCGGTAGCTGGAACGCATCCTGATTGGCTAGTCCATGGATACGCACAGTAGATTGGCGAACTATATTGCCTGTTGTTTTGCATCTAGGGTCCCAATTCGGAATCCGATAAGCTCGCCGTTGTTCAGTTGATAGCCAGTGCTCTAATGGCGCTGGCCAGACAATTACTTGACGGCGTTTTGCCTCAACCTGACAGGCTATATTGACGCGGAGTTTTGAGTCATTTGCCTGCCAAAATTGGAACTCTGATGGATTAAATGCGGTTTGCCGTGCCGCTGTGTTATACCAAGTTTTAGGAACGGTTCCATCGACAATATAAGCGTTGCGGCTTTCTTCACAGTTTGTTTTAACTCGGTCTCCTTGTGGCCAACATATCTCCATGTTAGACACGCTGTCAGGCATCAAAGGTTCAGGTCGTTGATCGTTTAGCCGTTGGTAAATATTGTTTAACAAGGGCACGGCAGTGACTTGCCCGTAATGGCCTGGTATGGGAATCCCGTCAGGTCTGCCAATCCAGACTCCTAATGTGTAGTGCTGGCTTACTCCTATTGCCCATGCGTCGCGGAATCCATAACTAGTACCTGTTTTCACCGCTAAGCCAGAAACTGAATCTGGATTATCTAATAAGATTTTGCGAATGATCCAAGCCGCGCCATCGCTTAAAAGCGGTTGCTGTGATTGTTTGTCTTCAGTACTAAAACGCAGAGGTTGTGCTTGGCCTTTGTTTCCAAGACTGGTGTAAGCATAGACAAGATCTTCTAAACTTGAGCCGACACCACCAAGCGCTACTGCCAAATTAGGTTTGGCCCCGGTCGGGAGCTTTAATTCTATACCTGCTTTTTTCATTTTTAAGAAAAAGTAAATCGGCTTTAATTGTTCCAGTACTTGCACCGCTGGAATATTCAGGCTTTTCTGTAGGGCGTAGGTGACCGATACAGGGCCACTGACACTGCCATTGAAGTTGTCTGGCTGATAGTCTCCAAATGTTAGTGGTACATCCATCAATAAACTTTCGCTATGAATTAAACCCTCATCTAATGCCATTCCATAGATAAAGGGTTTGAGCGTAGAGCCCGGTGAGCGAATGGCTTGAACCATGTCTACATAAGCGAAACGGCTGTTGTCGTTAAAATCCGCTGATCCGGCGTAAACTTTTACTTTTCCTGTCTTATTTTCAACAACCAAAGCGGCGGCTGAGACTTTTTGGCCAATACCATGGACATAATTTTTGAGTAGATCACTGACCTGACTTTGCCATTGGGAATGAATAAAGGTTTTGATTCGCGGGGCTTGGTTAAGCGTTACTAATCTGCGCGCGAGTAGAGGTGCTGATTGGAAGTCTGACTTTGTTGTCAGGGGGATGTCTTCAATTAAGGCATCATTTAGGCGTTCATCAGACCAGTGTTGATGTGTTACCAAGCGGCGCATGAGTTTATCTCGGGCTTGCTGGGCGCGCTCGCGATGTCTGTCAGGCCGATAATAGCTGGGGGCTTGCGGTAAGACGGCTAAGAGTGCTGCTTGTGCATCTGTCAGTTGTTTTACTGTATGACCAAAGTAGCCTAAGGAAGCCGCTTGAATGCCTTCATAAGTCCCTCCAAAAGGTGCGTGGTTTAGGTAATAAGTGAGGATATCCGCTTTACTAAAATGCCATTCTAACTGCAAAGCGCGAACGATTTCCTTGAGTTTTCCCCATACGGTTCTGGGTTCTGGGTAACGGATGCGAGCGACTTGCATCGTTAGCGTTGAGCCGCCAGAGACAACTTGGCCTGTGCTAATCCATTGCCAAGTGGCACGAAGGAGAGCAAATACATTAACACCAGGGTGCTGGTAGAAATATTGGTCTTCGTAAGTAATCAAGGCGTCTAGATAATTGGGGGAGACATCATCCAATGTCACAGGAAAGCGCCAAATACCATTCTCATCGGCAAAGTTACGCAAAATGGAACCATCTTCCGCGAGGACTGTTTGGCTTAGCGAACGGGATGTTAAGTCGACAGGTACGGCCCAGTCATATAGTAAGAAAGAGAAAAACAGCAGTATGCCGATGATGGGTAAACTGGCCCATAATCGGCATCGAACAAGTCGCCTTGTCATTAACGAGGTAATACTTCTATCGTATTGAGCGACGTACCAATTGCTCGATAATTGGGGCGATACATATCTTCTACAAACGGTGGTGCCACTTGATATGTACCAGGAGTAACCGCACGAGCTAGATAGTAAAGTTTCTTCACGGACCGAGCCGGAAGCTGCACGGACGCCACAAAACGATCATCGCGATATTCTTGGAAAGGGAGATTAATATTACGGAAGTAACTACTAAGTGGCTTATCGTCAATCACAATCTTGTCTAGATCGACGCGGCTGTTGCTGAGATTTTGGTTTTCTAATTCCAAACCAGCAGGTAAAAGATCAACTACTAAAGCCTCGGGGATTCGTAGATCGTTTATCGTAGCCACACTCAATTCCACAATAATCAAATCGCCACTGGTTAATTGTGCGGGTGTTGTTGGTTGGCCTGCTAGATCGTAGTACTGGCGACTAATACGTAACCCTTTGCTATAAGGTTGTGGCGTGCTTTTCGGTGCCCCCTGATATTGTAAACTGACATACAACTTTTGGTCCGCTGCAGTGATGCTTTCTAGCTTGCGCAATTGTTTAGCGTTAAAGACCGAGTGGAACGCTTGTTGTTTAATAAGCGACTGTTCACCTGAGGGTAATTGGATACTTGCATGCCATTCACTGCTTTTATTGGCGTATTGGTACGCAACTTTTAACAGTGCAATGCGTTCTTGCGTACTAAACCAACGCTTGTTATGCAGGCTTTCAATCATTTTGTCGGCTAGCTTACCGTCATTCAGCCCGAGTTCTAAAGCAACCGCAAGACTCAGTGCTTGATCACGTAAAACGGAGCCATAATCTTGGTAATAAGCATCGGATTTACGTTGGAATGTTAATGCCAGCTGGCGTGCTTGTTGGGCTCTGTTTGTATCGTTTAGTTGACTAAAAGCGCCGGCCAGATGCATCCAAGCCAGCCCAGACTCGTTTATCTCGGTTGTGGTCAATTTGCTGAGGGCTATTGTGTCATCCGCCTTATTAGAGGATTGGTCAAATAAACGGCGTACGTAGCTTAAGCTAATGGCATTTGCTTTGGCTAATACAAAAGCGGCATAAGCACGATAAGATAATTGAGTATAAGCTGAGCTTTCGCTCCACAAATCACTGGAGGAAGTATTATTAACAAAAAAGGTTAATCGTTTGATCGCACGGTTTAGCATATCCTCATCAATGACAATGCCTTGTTTACGAGCATCAACTAGAAACTCCGTAGCATAAACCGTTCCCCAACGAGACTCCCAGCTGCTCGAATTCCAGTAACCAAAACCGCCATTGCTCAATTGTTTCGCTTTCAGTTTTTCTATGCCATTCTGAATTTGTTTTTGGCGGAAGGCTTCCGAAAAAGGTTGCTTGAATGTTTGCTCAATACTGTCTTTCAAATCGAGCTGAGCGACCATGTTTTCATTTAGTAGAAGCCAAGGATAAGTCGAGCTGGTGGTTTGCTCTAAACATCCATAAGGATACTGCAATAAGTTTTCAAATTGGCTTCTAAAGTCGATCGCTGGGCGATTAGAAACGGTCAGCATGGCTTGAACACTGTTTTCTCTTAATGCATTAAGAGCAACGGTACTTAGGTTTAAATTAGGTTTCCATTGTTCGCCTGGCGCAAGCGTCGCTCCTAATTGATGGGTTGTCCATGGATAAGGGCTACGCACACCAAGTTGCCATGTTCGTGTAATATTTATGTCGTCACCATTATTGGCATTCAATGTGATGACGCCTTGGCCTTCATTATCTGAACCTGTTATCGGTATTGTTAGTACGATCTTTTCTTTATCGGCCAGTTCGAGACTTTGCTGCACGCCTTCGCTGATAACAGCGCCATTGATTTTTACAGTAACATCAAGTGTTTGCTTGGTATTGGAAAGGTTATGAAGGTCAATATTGATTTGGCTCTTATCTCCCATGGCAAGAAAGCGAGGCATGGCGATTTGTGAGACCAGCTTGTCAGCGACAACCATTTCATTGTGCGCACTGCCGTAACTCTGGTCGCCATAGACCACAACCATCCATTCCAATTTGCCATTGAAGTTAGGTAAGTCAAAACTGACATCTGCCGTCCCATTGACGAGAGCAATAGGCTCGCTCAAGAAGGAAACGATTTGCACGTCAGATTTTGGTTTTTGACCACCTCGACTCAGTTCTGCATCGGATTCATTAAAGGCATCGCCACCAAATTTTTGGCGTATCATTTCATAACCAAGATTATTAATAATCTTGCCATAGATATCGAAATAGGCGGCTTCAAAGCGACGCGGAGCATAAAAGTATTTCTCGGGTTGTGGCGGTGTATAGCGGGTAATATTCAACACGCCTTTATCGACGAGAGCGACTGTGGCATACAGTGGTTGATCGCCGAGTTGCGAAACATTGTTGACTTTAATATGAGCTTTGACCCGCTTGTTTGGTTGAACTTTTTCTGCTGTGATGAGTTCAACGTCTGCGATGGCATTTGGGCGAATAATAGGTAAATGCGTGATGCCTAATGCTCGCTTTGGGGCTACCTCTGTAACTTGGTCCGCAGGGGTTAAAACCATGGCCGTAACATACAGGTCATGTCGATTCCAATTTTGCTGAATATCGATACTGACTTCATTAGAACCTTTCTTGATGTTTTTACGCAGGCTGTATTGCACTCCGTTAGTGGATTCCACATTGATAATGCCTTCACCGGCAACAGGGCTGGTTAAACGTAGTGTGGCTCTATCGCTAGGTAAATAGTGATCCTTATCCAACGACATTTGCAGCATGTCAGGTTTTAAGTCGTGGCTAGTTTGTTTATCCCAGCTCCACTCGGTATCAAACTCAAAGGTACTTTTGGCACCGCTTTGCGACGTGACTTCTAGAATATATGTTCCCCATTGCACTGGAAAATCGACACTGACTGCGTTGCCTTTTACATCAAGGCTTTCGTTAGCAACGCCATAAATATGACTTTGATAATTCCAGTACCAACCTCGGGATTCATTGTATTCCCAGAAGTATTCACGGTAGTTGCGAGACAATCGAACATTGAGTTTGTCATCGACCGGTTTTCCTTCATGGTCGACACTCAGTAGCTTAAATTGCAGAGTCTGATTAGAAGCAGGTCGACCTTTAAATAATGGTTGGATACCGACTAATTTCTCGGTGCTTGGCAGCTGGATGACACTTTGGTTGCGTGTTATTGGTCGTCCACCACTTTCGTAAACGCTGGCACTGATGAGGTAGCGCAATGGGATAGAAAGAGTAGACCATTTATCTGGGATAGAAATCTGACCTTTACCATCGTTATTCAACTTGATTGCTGCGGTTTTAAAGGTACGGTCATGGATTTTTTCTTTGGCATTACCAAAGTAATAGTTTTTTAGTTTTGGAAACGGTGAGGTTGATGGTGAAACCATAACCACAGCGTCTGCTTCATTGCCTGCTGCGGGTGCGCCATAAAGGTAGTCTCCTTTAATAGGCACAGTAAAAGCGCTTTTAGGTACATAGTGAGTTTGATTGGGAAGATTATTGTAAAAGGAAAGCGCTAGCGTTTCCGGTAAGAATTCTTCAACTTGAAACCAATAAGTATCGACATATTCATTGTTAATACTGACTTCCAGACGCCATTTTCCTGTTGGCGCGTTTTCATCTAATGGCAAGTGAGTTTGATAAAGACTGGTGCCATCTGGCTGCCATGTGAACTGCTTTTTTCGTTCGCCACGGGCATCATAGAGCTTGGCTTGTAGAGGTAAATTGGCCACTTTTTGTCCGTCGTAATTACGCAGCAATAAATTGACTGATACGCTTTCCCCCGGACGATATAAGTCGCGCGGTCCATACATAAACATCTGCAAATCACGGTGTAGGCTGGGGACATTTGGATAGGCGGATAAGTCCAGCTCGTCTTGATCTAATTTGAGGAAGGTAATGCTATCACCATGGCGAGCCACCACGGATTGTGGCAAGTCATTGCTTGATAATTGATAACTGCCATCTTGTCCACTGTTGACGATTTGTTCGTGAGCGGCTTGCTTATCTGTCTTTGGCCATAAAAATCGTAGATTGATGTTGGCCATTGGTTTCGCTGTCGTAATGGAGTGACTGTAAACCACTAAAGAGTCTTTGTACTTTCTGACCTGTAGACCTATATCTGTGATGCTGAAAATGGCCGTGTCATAGGCGTAGTCATAGTCTCCAGGCTTGCGGATAATCGCGACATAAATACCAGGGGCATTTTTTTCTAAAACAGGATCTAAATTAAGATTGTAGGTCTGACGTTGATTGGCTTTAGCATCATTTTCATACCGTGCGGAATGAACTAAGTCGGCATATTGCTTTAAGCGTTTGAGACTGTAGTAATCATTCATTCCTTGAAAAGAGGTCTCGTCAAGAAAGCGATCTAATGCATTATCGCGAACTCGAAAAACATCTAAGTCCACCGATTTTTGATTGATGACGGTGACGGGAATACCATTTTGAATGTTGCCAACTAAGAAGCTGCCTTTGCCTGAAAAATTGGCACCGGGAGTGATTTTTCGCGTGTTAACGGTGCGTTTAAAGTGATGGATTTTGCCTTCATTGTCTTTTTCGGAGAGCGTTTTTCCATGAATAGAGGTCAGTTTGTCGTCTACTTTTATGGTGTATTCTGTGCTGGGCTCAACAAAGGGTAATACCCACTGGCGGCCATTGTTTTGGGGTATCCATATATTGCCTGTCGTAGGGTTTGGAGTCACCGCAATGAATTGGTTTAAATAGCTTTGTGGATCAATGGCTTCGGTAAAACGAATGACTAACGCCGGAGCATCGTCCTGGGTTGTCTCACTGATATCGGAAATATAGAAGTCTGCCGCATAAAGTGAACTAGACAGCAGCAACAAACTGATCCAAATAAGGTGGAGACCTGATAGAACTGACCGCATGACAAGCATTCCTTTTGCGTTGATATGTGGCTGGATACTATAAGAAGAACTTACCTGTTTCAATTTATTCAGCCCGATCCCAACCCCACCTAAAACCGAAACAGCTTTAGGTGGGGTTGGGATGGGCGCATACTATCTACATCCTTGTAGATTCTGCTTATTAAGTACTTTCGTTAACCTATATGAACATTGTCTGGCGAGGCTTTGGCAAATGCATCTAGAGCTTTACAGGCGTCTGAAATAGCAACTATTTTATGGCAGTTGGAATAATCGACATTCCATCTGTCTGCATTATAAAGTTGTGGTATAAGACAGATTTCAGCCAGCCCTGGGTTGCTGCCTCCAATGAAGGGAGCGGGCTCTATACCGACTAAGAGAGCTTCAAAGGCCTGTAGACCTTTGGAAATAAAATGTCTCATCCAGTCTTCTCGTACATTTTCTCTACCTGGAACAATGTTCGTTAACTGAGTCAGAACACCCAAGTTACAAATAGGATGTACATCCACAGCAAGAACATGCGCAAGAGCGGTTATTTTAGCCCGTTCTATTGGCTCGTCTGGATAAAGGAACAGGCCTCGAGTGACTTGCAAATAATCTAATATGGCTAACGATTGGGTAAATAGCTGACCATCTATTTCGAGTACAGGGACGAATCCCTGGGGGTTTCGAGTTAGATGCTCAACAGACTTTTGTTCTTGATCCAGTAGGTTCACCGGAACCGTTTTATAGTCCAATGCCAATAGGTTAAGTGCGACTCTTAATCGATAACTTGAGGACGAACGCCAATAATCATAGAGAATGATGTCACTCATATTTCTTTACAACTTGTTCAATGGCACCAAAGATAGACTGATTGTTTTGGTCTTTCATTTCAATCCGCACAGTATCGCCAAATTTCATAAAGCTTGTATGTGGTTGGCCGGAGTGAATGGTTTCGATCATACGGATTTCAGCTATACAGGAATATCCAACACCACCGTCTTTAATGGGGGTGCCAGGGCCATCGTTGAGCTTGTTTGAGACTGTACCTGAACCAATGATAGCGCCGGCTCCTAAAGGTCGAGTTTTCGCAGCATGAGAGACTAAGGTGCCAAAATCAAATGTCATATCAATCCCTGCATTAGCGCGCCCGAATGCCTCATTGTTATAGTCGATGCATAACGGTAGGTGTACTTTGCCGTCTTTCCAGGCATCGCCAAGCTCGTCTGGTGTCACGGCGACGGGAGAGAAAGTTGAAGAGGGTTTTGATTGGAAAAAGCCGAAGCCTTTACCCAACTCCTGAGGAATCAAGCCGCGTAATGAGACGTCGTTTACTAGCATAATAAGGCGAATCGCCTTAGAAGCTTCTTCTGGTGAGGCTCCCATTGCAACATCGTCAACAATGACGGCAACTTCACCTTCCATATCTATCCCGTAAGCTTCATCAGCCACGTAGATTGGGTCACGAGGAGATAAAAACGCATCTGAGCCACCTTGGTACATTAAAGGATCTGTCCAAAAGCTCGCTGGCATTTCTGCATTTCGTGCTTTGCGCACAAGTTCTACGTGATTGACATAAGCTGATCCATCAGCCCATTGATAAGCTCGTGGTAAAGGGGACATTGCGTCGGCCTCAATAAATGCGGTAGCGTCTTGGCTAGTTCCAGCATTCAGTTGTTGAGCAATACTTTCGAGCTTGGGAGCAAGGCTTTGCCAATTATCTAATGCGTATTGTAGTGTTGGAGCGATGTTCGCCACATTGGTGCAAACTGTTAGATCTGTAGAGACAACAACGAGAGCGCCATCGCGAGTGCCGTTTTTTAATGTAGCTAATTTCATATTAGTAGAATCCTCTTTGGCTTTTGTAAAAGGCCTATTTATTATTTTGTTCCTGGAGTGCCATCGAATTTTTTCTCAATAGCATCCCAGCAGCTTTGATAGTTATCCTGCAA
Protein-coding sequences here:
- a CDS encoding fumarylacetoacetate hydrolase family protein, which translates into the protein MKLATLKNGTRDGALVVVSTDLTVCTNVANIAPTLQYALDNWQSLAPKLESIAQQLNAGTSQDATAFIEADAMSPLPRAYQWADGSAYVNHVELVRKARNAEMPASFWTDPLMYQGGSDAFLSPRDPIYVADEAYGIDMEGEVAVIVDDVAMGASPEEASKAIRLIMLVNDVSLRGLIPQELGKGFGFFQSKPSSTFSPVAVTPDELGDAWKDGKVHLPLCIDYNNEAFGRANAGIDMTFDFGTLVSHAAKTRPLGAGAIIGSGTVSNKLNDGPGTPIKDGGVGYSCIAEIRMIETIHSGQPHTSFMKFGDTVRIEMKDQNNQSIFGAIEQVVKKYE
- the maiA gene encoding maleylacetoacetate isomerase produces the protein MSDIILYDYWRSSSSYRLRVALNLLALDYKTVPVNLLDQEQKSVEHLTRNPQGFVPVLEIDGQLFTQSLAILDYLQVTRGLFLYPDEPIERAKITALAHVLAVDVHPICNLGVLTQLTNIVPGRENVREDWMRHFISKGLQAFEALLVGIEPAPFIGGSNPGLAEICLIPQLYNADRWNVDYSNCHKIVAISDACKALDAFAKASPDNVHIG